Proteins encoded by one window of Chitinispirillales bacterium:
- the gyrA gene encoding DNA gyrase subunit A: MDENEENKFEEQVIQNTSEGIISPTLLEEEMKRSMLDYAMSVITARALPDARDGLKPVHRRILYSMHENGWTASLKDHIKCAKVVGAVMGDYHPHGDSSIYEALVRMSQPWSLRYCAIDFHGGNGSIDGDKPAAYRYTECKLDKMADEMLIDINKNVVDMAKNFSEDKDEPIVLPSRIPFLLVNGSSGIAVGMATNMAPHNLREVVLGIKAVLENSEIEIDDLIKYIPAPDFPTGGLIYGRSGAIEAYKTGRGKIIMRAKAEIVGTDASGQGGKIIITEIPYMLSKENLVKKMEELASDKENGISGIMDIEDESSDIDDSDSGKKKGAQSKIGIRIIVHVKRDDYAEVVLNQLYKMSPLQSSFGILNLALVRGRPHLLNLKQLIEHYIDHRLEVITRKTQFDLNKAKNRSHIVDGLIVAADNTDEVIKIIRSSEDEANARITLQERFNLDEIQSKAITDMRLGLLTRMNRLELENEKKDLLLKIADFIDILDKRERKVAIINEDLDDILKKYGDDRRSQIVDAAGDIDIEDMIPNEDMVITMTHAGYIKRTAADTYKTQGRGGRGLKGMASKDSDFIETLFVASAHSTILFFTDKGRCYGIKVWELPEGDRTSKGRPIVNVIEVLQTNGEKVASFVVVKDYDNAQNQSIVQVTQRGIINRQPLENYQNLRKNGLNSIKLDEKEELVAAVLCEKDDNVVIASSGGNAVRFPIEKARITGRNTHGVRGIRLKDGDKVIGMITAKSDDDKILTVTENGFGKRTKLGEYRITNRGGKGIINIKTSERNGKVINIMNPNEDDDLLIITKNGIIIRVCVAKINVIGRATQGVKLMNLDTGDKVIDVSDCGKSDDDGGDIEKSELPQTNPEDLLEEEIIDEDDDVKEEADDGESDE; the protein is encoded by the coding sequence GTGGACGAAAACGAAGAAAACAAATTTGAAGAACAAGTAATACAAAATACTTCAGAGGGAATAATCTCTCCGACTTTACTTGAAGAAGAAATGAAACGTTCAATGCTGGATTACGCAATGAGCGTAATTACGGCAAGGGCGTTGCCGGATGCGCGAGACGGACTAAAACCTGTGCACAGACGAATTTTGTACAGTATGCACGAAAACGGCTGGACGGCGTCCCTCAAAGACCACATAAAATGCGCAAAAGTCGTAGGCGCGGTAATGGGAGACTACCATCCGCACGGCGACAGTTCGATTTATGAAGCGCTTGTACGTATGTCGCAGCCGTGGTCGCTTCGATACTGCGCGATTGACTTTCACGGCGGTAACGGTTCAATCGACGGCGACAAACCTGCGGCGTATCGTTATACGGAATGTAAATTGGATAAAATGGCGGACGAAATGCTTATCGATATTAACAAAAACGTTGTCGATATGGCGAAAAATTTCTCAGAAGATAAAGACGAACCGATAGTTTTACCTTCCAGAATCCCGTTTTTACTTGTAAACGGTTCTTCCGGAATTGCGGTTGGAATGGCTACGAATATGGCGCCGCATAACTTGCGGGAAGTGGTTTTGGGAATTAAAGCGGTGTTGGAAAATTCGGAAATTGAAATTGACGATTTGATAAAATACATTCCCGCGCCTGATTTTCCTACGGGCGGACTCATTTACGGAAGAAGCGGAGCGATTGAGGCGTATAAAACCGGACGCGGAAAAATAATTATGCGCGCCAAAGCCGAAATTGTCGGTACGGATGCAAGCGGACAGGGCGGTAAAATTATTATTACCGAAATTCCGTATATGTTGAGCAAAGAAAATCTCGTAAAAAAAATGGAAGAATTAGCCTCCGACAAAGAAAACGGAATTTCCGGGATTATGGATATTGAAGACGAATCTTCGGACATTGACGACAGTGACAGCGGCAAGAAAAAAGGCGCTCAAAGCAAAATAGGAATAAGAATCATCGTTCATGTAAAAAGAGACGATTACGCAGAAGTCGTGCTTAATCAGCTGTATAAGATGTCGCCGCTGCAATCGTCTTTCGGAATATTAAATTTAGCGCTTGTAAGAGGACGTCCTCATTTGCTTAATCTCAAGCAATTGATTGAGCATTACATAGACCATCGACTTGAGGTGATTACCCGTAAAACTCAGTTTGATTTGAATAAGGCGAAAAATCGCAGCCACATTGTCGACGGGTTAATAGTCGCCGCAGACAATACCGACGAAGTTATTAAAATAATTCGTTCAAGCGAAGACGAGGCGAATGCGCGTATAACTTTACAGGAACGTTTCAATCTTGACGAAATTCAGTCTAAAGCGATTACAGATATGCGTTTAGGGCTTTTAACTCGTATGAACCGTTTAGAATTGGAAAACGAGAAGAAAGATTTACTGCTAAAAATTGCCGATTTTATTGATATTTTGGATAAACGCGAAAGAAAAGTCGCTATTATCAACGAGGATTTGGACGATATTTTGAAAAAATACGGCGATGACAGAAGGTCGCAAATTGTCGATGCGGCGGGTGATATTGACATTGAAGACATGATTCCCAACGAAGATATGGTAATAACTATGACACACGCCGGCTACATTAAACGTACGGCGGCGGACACATACAAAACGCAAGGGCGAGGCGGCCGCGGACTAAAAGGAATGGCTTCAAAAGATTCGGATTTCATAGAAACGCTTTTTGTCGCGTCTGCACACAGCACAATTTTGTTTTTCACCGACAAAGGACGCTGTTACGGAATTAAGGTCTGGGAATTACCCGAAGGCGACAGAACCTCGAAAGGTCGTCCGATTGTGAATGTAATCGAGGTATTGCAGACAAACGGAGAAAAGGTTGCGTCTTTCGTCGTGGTGAAAGATTATGACAACGCACAAAACCAATCAATAGTTCAAGTGACTCAAAGAGGAATTATAAATCGTCAGCCGCTTGAAAATTATCAAAATTTGCGTAAAAACGGACTGAATTCTATAAAATTGGACGAAAAAGAAGAATTGGTCGCGGCGGTTCTATGTGAGAAAGACGATAATGTCGTTATCGCTTCGTCAGGTGGAAATGCGGTTCGTTTCCCTATCGAAAAGGCGAGAATTACCGGACGAAACACGCACGGTGTACGTGGAATCCGTTTGAAAGACGGCGACAAGGTTATAGGAATGATTACGGCGAAATCCGACGACGACAAAATTCTTACGGTTACCGAAAACGGTTTTGGAAAACGCACGAAATTAGGCGAATACAGAATTACCAATCGAGGCGGTAAAGGAATTATTAACATAAAAACGAGCGAACGTAACGGGAAAGTCATCAATATCATGAACCCAAACGAAGACGATGATTTGCTGATAATTACTAAAAACGGAATAATAATCCGCGTCTGCGTTGCAAAAATCAATGTTATCGGGCGAGCGACGCAAGGCGTAAAACTTATGAATTTAGACACCGGCGACAAGGTTATAGACGTCAGCGATTGCGGCAAAAGCGACGACGACGGCGGCGATATTGAAAAGTCGGAATTACCGCAGACAAATCCCGAAGACTTGCTTGAAGAAGAAATTATCGACGAAGACGACGATGTCAAAGAAGAAGCGGACGACGGCGAAAGCGATGAATAA
- a CDS encoding restriction endonuclease: protein MSKKKRTTAKAMNKLYYGDNLDVLRKYIADESIDLCYIDPPFNSNRDYNQIYATASNEDKAQSQAFVDTWEWDKSAIDGLNEILENEEKRFNIELVKFIDNIKNIVCKGSLLAYLISLALRVTEIHRALKKTGSFYFHCDPTASHYIKLLLDNIFVPKGGNMRNEIIWHYTGNSVPKYCLPRKHDVIFSYCKGDVSKFYPQNILIPYSEKTEKRYNHIDDEGRRYKVSALRKGIQEIVYMKTGKYSDDVWDIPVARGKEALGYPTQKPEALLERIIKASSNETDNILDAYCGCGTTVAVCERLNRKWVGIDITYQSISLIIKRLEDTYGEKVSQNFELNGIPRDIESATALALKKDDRVRKEFEKWVILTYTNNYAYINEKKGSDKGIDGRMFMAVSSDKSKEVLFSVKSGKVSVKDIRDFRGVLEREENAVIGIFITLNNPTKDMINEAKEAGVYVNSSNNQPFDRIKIITTEQIINGERLYLPLPKRDVVRQAESNDKSEKIDIDF from the coding sequence ATGTCAAAGAAGAAGCGGACGACGGCGAAAGCGATGAATAAACTCTACTATGGCGATAATCTTGACGTTTTGCGAAAGTATATCGCAGACGAGTCGATTGATTTATGCTATATAGACCCGCCGTTTAATTCAAACCGCGACTACAATCAGATTTATGCGACCGCAAGCAATGAAGACAAGGCGCAGTCACAAGCGTTTGTTGACACTTGGGAATGGGATAAATCGGCGATTGACGGACTTAACGAGATTCTTGAAAACGAAGAAAAAAGATTCAATATTGAGTTGGTAAAGTTTATCGACAACATCAAAAACATTGTCTGTAAAGGAAGCTTGCTTGCGTATCTGATTAGTTTGGCGCTGCGTGTTACGGAAATTCACAGAGCGCTGAAAAAAACGGGAAGTTTTTATTTCCATTGCGACCCTACGGCAAGTCATTATATAAAACTGCTTTTAGACAATATTTTTGTTCCGAAAGGCGGAAATATGAGGAACGAAATAATTTGGCACTATACGGGAAATTCTGTGCCGAAATATTGTTTGCCGAGAAAACACGATGTAATATTCTCTTATTGCAAGGGAGATGTGAGCAAATTTTATCCGCAAAATATTCTTATTCCTTATTCTGAAAAAACCGAGAAGCGGTATAATCATATTGACGATGAAGGAAGACGATATAAAGTTTCAGCTTTACGAAAAGGGATACAAGAAATTGTCTATATGAAAACAGGAAAATATTCTGATGATGTTTGGGATATTCCTGTTGCACGCGGTAAAGAAGCATTAGGTTATCCTACGCAAAAGCCGGAAGCGTTATTAGAACGCATAATCAAGGCGAGTTCAAACGAAACCGACAACATTCTTGACGCATACTGCGGATGCGGAACAACTGTCGCTGTTTGCGAACGCTTAAATAGAAAATGGGTCGGAATAGACATTACTTACCAAAGTATTTCGCTTATAATAAAACGCCTTGAAGATACTTACGGAGAAAAAGTTTCTCAAAATTTTGAACTAAACGGCATTCCGCGCGATATTGAATCAGCGACGGCTTTAGCGTTAAAAAAGGACGACAGAGTTCGTAAAGAGTTTGAAAAATGGGTTATTTTGACATATACAAACAATTACGCTTACATTAACGAGAAAAAAGGAAGCGATAAAGGAATTGACGGGCGAATGTTTATGGCTGTTTCTTCCGACAAGTCGAAAGAAGTCCTGTTTTCGGTAAAATCCGGGAAAGTTTCGGTAAAAGACATCCGAGATTTTCGTGGAGTTCTCGAAAGAGAAGAAAACGCAGTAATCGGAATTTTCATAACACTGAACAATCCGACAAAAGATATGATAAACGAAGCTAAAGAGGCGGGTGTCTATGTAAATTCTTCCAACAATCAGCCTTTTGACAGAATTAAAATTATTACTACCGAACAAATAATTAACGGCGAACGTTTGTATTTACCGCTTCCCAAACGCGATGTGGTAAGGCAGGCGGAAAGCAACGATAAATCTGAAAAAATTGATATTGATTTTTAA
- a CDS encoding TIGR00730 family Rossman fold protein, with protein sequence MVNQIPQNASNETWRMFRVISEFVEGIETLSNIGPCVSIFGSARTEPDDKYFKMTVEMGKLCAENGFGVITGGGPGIMEAAHVGAIEANGKAIGLNIKLPMEQHPNKYQNVKLDFHYFFVRKVMFLRWSSAVIICPGGFGTLDEMFEALTLIQTNKTQEIPLVLLGKDFWSGMVDWIEKKMLMNNQYISPEDTKLFHITDDPKEAMAIINESSKKRKLATNF encoded by the coding sequence ATGGTAAACCAAATTCCGCAAAATGCATCAAACGAAACTTGGCGGATGTTTAGAGTGATTTCCGAATTTGTAGAAGGAATTGAAACTCTGTCGAATATTGGACCATGCGTGTCGATATTCGGCTCGGCAAGGACGGAACCCGACGATAAGTATTTCAAAATGACGGTGGAAATGGGTAAATTGTGTGCGGAAAACGGATTTGGCGTAATCACGGGCGGCGGCCCCGGAATTATGGAAGCGGCGCACGTCGGCGCTATAGAAGCAAACGGGAAAGCAATAGGGCTAAATATCAAACTTCCGATGGAACAGCATCCGAACAAATACCAAAATGTGAAATTGGATTTCCACTACTTTTTTGTTCGCAAAGTAATGTTTTTGCGTTGGAGTTCGGCGGTCATCATTTGTCCGGGAGGTTTCGGCACTTTAGACGAAATGTTTGAGGCGTTGACACTTATACAAACAAACAAAACTCAGGAAATTCCGTTAGTTTTGCTCGGAAAGGATTTTTGGAGCGGAATGGTTGATTGGATCGAGAAAAAAATGCTTATGAACAATCAGTACATTTCACCTGAAGATACGAAACTATTTCATATTACCGACGATCCGAAAGAGGCGATGGCGATAATTAATGAGTCGAGTAAAAAACGGAAACTTGCAACAAATTTTTGA
- a CDS encoding site-specific DNA-methyltransferase, whose amino-acid sequence MLSVKTEIKFGDCKEILKEFHENSVDLIVTSPPYADRRKQTYGGVAPEKYAEWFLPISKELLRVLKPSGTFILNIKEKAEDGERSTYVLELILALRKQGWLWTEEFIWHKKNSYPGKWPNRFRDAWERLLQFNKTKNFKMYQDAVKIPIGDWANWRLKNLSETDKIRDNARNGSGFGKNISNWVDKETVYPNNVLYLSTECNNKNHSAAFPDALPEWFIKLFTQEGDTVLDPFAGSGTTLRVAQEMCRNSVGIEIIPEYVSMIESQIQQNLFMSFEQGEVDCGKIRYM is encoded by the coding sequence ATGTTGAGTGTAAAAACAGAAATAAAGTTTGGCGATTGCAAGGAAATCCTTAAAGAATTTCATGAAAACTCTGTTGATTTAATCGTTACTTCGCCGCCGTATGCCGACAGACGAAAACAAACTTATGGCGGCGTCGCTCCAGAAAAATATGCAGAGTGGTTTTTACCGATAAGCAAGGAACTTTTACGAGTTTTAAAGCCAAGCGGAACATTTATTTTGAATATAAAGGAAAAAGCGGAAGATGGTGAACGAAGCACTTATGTTCTTGAACTGATTTTAGCGTTGCGCAAACAAGGTTGGTTGTGGACAGAAGAGTTTATTTGGCACAAAAAAAACAGTTATCCCGGTAAATGGCCAAATCGTTTTCGTGACGCTTGGGAACGACTTTTGCAGTTTAATAAGACTAAAAATTTCAAAATGTATCAAGATGCTGTAAAAATACCGATTGGCGACTGGGCAAATTGGCGGCTGAAAAATTTAAGCGAAACTGATAAAATTCGTGATAACGCACGTAACGGTAGCGGTTTTGGTAAAAATATTTCAAATTGGGTAGATAAAGAAACTGTTTATCCAAATAACGTTCTGTATTTATCGACGGAATGTAATAATAAAAATCACAGTGCGGCATTTCCCGATGCTTTACCGGAATGGTTTATTAAACTTTTTACACAGGAAGGCGATACTGTTTTAGACCCTTTTGCGGGTTCCGGAACGACATTACGGGTGGCGCAAGAAATGTGTAGAAATTCAGTCGGAATAGAAATAATACCGGAATATGTGTCTATGATAGAGTCCCAAATTCAACAAAATTTGTTTATGTCTTTTGAACAAGGAGAGGTTGATTGTGGAAAAATTAGATATATGTGA
- a CDS encoding Fic family protein yields MNSAILEKILAEKSAKMKGGLYHKTQINLAYNSNRIEGSRISQEQTRLIFETKTIGFKEEDALLVDDIIETANHFTAFDKMLENIDKILTNEIIKDFHKILKAATSQANTDWFVVGDWKKIPNEIGDIETILPKNVEEEMNKLNDWHLNLPQISLETIAEYHCKFEKIHPFQDGNGRIGRLIMFRECLKTGVVPFIIDERHKQYYYRGLKEFESERGYLIDTCKSAQDTYFEWIRYFYPDLTN; encoded by the coding sequence ATGAACTCTGCAATTCTTGAAAAAATTCTCGCCGAAAAAAGCGCTAAAATGAAGGGCGGATTGTATCACAAAACACAGATAAATTTGGCATATAATTCCAACAGAATTGAAGGAAGCAGAATTTCGCAAGAGCAAACGAGGCTTATTTTTGAAACGAAAACAATCGGTTTCAAAGAAGAAGACGCACTTTTGGTCGATGATATTATTGAAACGGCGAATCATTTTACAGCGTTTGACAAAATGCTGGAGAATATCGACAAAATTCTGACAAACGAAATCATCAAAGACTTTCATAAAATCTTAAAAGCGGCGACTTCACAGGCAAATACCGATTGGTTTGTCGTTGGAGACTGGAAAAAAATACCGAATGAAATCGGAGACATTGAAACGATTTTACCCAAAAACGTTGAAGAAGAAATGAATAAATTAAACGACTGGCACTTAAATTTGCCGCAAATTTCACTTGAAACCATTGCAGAATATCATTGTAAATTCGAAAAAATTCATCCGTTTCAAGACGGAAACGGTCGGATAGGACGACTTATAATGTTTCGCGAATGTTTGAAAACCGGCGTTGTTCCGTTTATTATCGACGAGCGGCATAAGCAATATTATTATCGAGGACTTAAAGAATTTGAAAGCGAGCGCGGGTATTTGATTGATACTTGCAAATCGGCTCAGGATACGTATTTTGAGTGGATTAGATATTTTTATCCCGATTTAACGAATTGA
- a CDS encoding DNA topoisomerase IV subunit B (negatively supercoils closed circular double-stranded DNA): MSQNENNSSYEAESIKSLKGLEAVRKRPAMYIGSTGGPGLHHLVYEIVDNSIDEALAGYCDKVEVTIHANNGITVKDNGRGIPVGWHKEEKMSSLELVLCTLHAGGKFDNSNYKVSGGLHGVGSSCVNALSSYMRAEVCRDGKIYEMEFSRGNKKDEIKEIGTTQQRGTTITFVPDTEIFEETKYSFKILTARLRELAFLNKGIKISIVDERSETPEGVKERCDDGKENPLWTGRIAGEPVSHDFCFPKGLVDYVKYLNGAEIDAQTGEIEFDDDTKKQLLLPEPVHFHHKEPDMELEVAFQYNDGYDEKVYSFANNINTREGGTHLVGFRNGVWSTIERYIDENKDKIKALRGKTKEDKPKKGKEKDEKNKKEDKIKIERSDLWEGLTAVVSVKISEPQFEGQTKQKLGNSGISAIVNRNVQESLTAYLEESPQIAVEICNKIVNAAIAREAARNAQENVRKVVKEGRGKAEKLTDCTSKIPSEREVFLVEGDSAGGTAKRGRNPRTQAIFCLRGKILNVEKARIDKVLQNKEIEDMIFRVFKCGIGDTFDINALRYHKIIIMTDADVDGAHIRTLLLTFFYRKLPKLIEDGYVFVACPPLFRIKDGKKIDEYVHSDEEKEQILAKYNLKDSRSVKVSRFKGLGEMDPQELSETTMHQRTRRLKKVSVEDAVEADRVFTMLMGDEVEPRRKFIEENADKADIDA, encoded by the coding sequence ATGTCTCAAAACGAAAATAATTCAAGTTACGAAGCGGAAAGCATTAAGTCGCTCAAAGGACTTGAAGCGGTTCGTAAACGTCCTGCAATGTATATAGGCTCTACCGGCGGTCCCGGACTTCACCATTTGGTTTATGAAATCGTGGATAACTCCATTGACGAAGCGCTGGCGGGATACTGCGACAAAGTTGAAGTTACTATCCACGCAAATAATGGAATAACCGTAAAAGACAACGGACGCGGAATTCCGGTCGGCTGGCACAAAGAAGAAAAAATGTCGTCTTTAGAATTGGTGCTTTGTACTCTTCACGCGGGCGGAAAATTCGATAATTCCAACTACAAAGTTTCGGGAGGATTGCACGGAGTCGGCTCGTCGTGCGTAAACGCGTTATCGTCTTATATGCGCGCGGAAGTTTGCAGAGACGGAAAAATCTATGAGATGGAATTCTCTCGCGGAAATAAAAAAGACGAAATCAAAGAAATCGGTACGACTCAACAGCGCGGAACTACTATTACTTTTGTTCCCGACACCGAGATTTTCGAAGAGACGAAATACAGCTTCAAAATTCTTACGGCGCGGCTCAGGGAACTTGCCTTCCTGAACAAAGGAATAAAAATATCTATTGTCGATGAGCGCAGTGAAACTCCCGAAGGCGTTAAAGAGAGATGCGACGACGGCAAGGAAAATCCGTTATGGACGGGAAGAATTGCGGGTGAGCCGGTTTCTCATGATTTTTGTTTCCCGAAAGGGCTTGTGGATTACGTGAAATACTTGAACGGCGCCGAAATAGACGCTCAAACGGGAGAAATAGAATTTGACGACGATACGAAAAAGCAGCTTCTGCTTCCCGAACCCGTACATTTTCATCACAAAGAGCCGGATATGGAACTTGAAGTCGCTTTTCAGTATAACGACGGTTACGATGAAAAAGTGTATTCTTTCGCAAACAACATCAACACTCGCGAAGGCGGAACGCATTTGGTCGGATTCAGAAACGGCGTTTGGTCCACGATTGAAAGATATATAGACGAAAACAAAGATAAAATCAAAGCGTTGAGAGGCAAAACCAAAGAAGATAAGCCCAAAAAAGGCAAAGAAAAAGACGAGAAAAATAAAAAAGAAGATAAAATCAAGATTGAGCGTTCGGATTTATGGGAAGGTTTGACGGCTGTCGTCAGCGTAAAAATAAGCGAGCCTCAGTTTGAGGGACAAACGAAGCAGAAATTAGGGAACTCCGGTATTTCGGCGATAGTAAATAGAAACGTACAGGAAAGTCTGACCGCATATCTTGAAGAAAGTCCGCAGATCGCGGTAGAAATTTGTAACAAAATCGTGAATGCGGCGATAGCCAGAGAAGCGGCGAGAAACGCGCAGGAAAACGTGCGCAAAGTGGTGAAAGAAGGTCGCGGGAAAGCCGAAAAACTGACCGATTGTACGAGTAAAATCCCTTCGGAACGTGAAGTGTTTCTCGTGGAAGGAGATTCTGCGGGCGGCACGGCGAAACGCGGACGAAATCCCAGGACTCAAGCGATTTTCTGCTTGCGCGGAAAAATCCTGAACGTTGAAAAAGCGCGAATCGACAAAGTTTTGCAGAATAAAGAAATAGAAGATATGATATTCAGAGTTTTTAAGTGCGGAATAGGCGACACTTTCGACATAAACGCCTTGCGTTATCACAAAATAATAATTATGACCGACGCCGACGTGGACGGAGCGCATATCAGAACGCTGCTTTTGACTTTCTTTTATAGAAAACTTCCCAAACTCATTGAAGACGGCTATGTTTTTGTCGCATGCCCTCCGCTTTTCAGGATTAAAGACGGGAAAAAAATAGACGAATACGTTCATTCCGATGAAGAAAAAGAACAGATTCTCGCCAAATATAATCTTAAAGACAGTAGAAGCGTCAAAGTTTCACGTTTCAAAGGGCTTGGAGAAATGGACCCGCAGGAACTTTCGGAAACGACGATGCACCAAAGAACGCGGCGTCTGAAAAAAGTGAGCGTTGAGGACGCGGTTGAAGCGGACAGAGTTTTTACTATGCTTATGGGCGACGAAGTCGAACCGCGGCGGAAATTTATTGAAGAAAATGCCGACAAGGCGGATATTGATGCGTAA
- the surE gene encoding 5'/3'-nucleotidase SurE: MRKTILISNDDGYLSNGIEALISAFKENYDVFVVAPQAEQSGKSHSFTFGTSITYKKIERKDDIACFSVNGSPADCVKVALAHLMPKKPDFVISGINTGENIGIATFYSGTCAAAREAGFWRIPAVAFSLHCQQRENISGYGKLAFEIFEKFLSNGFLDNTGRVIYNVNFPHLPINEIKGVKIVRQSLAYYKDTYIIDGGEAGGEIRLRANGDSMALTETDCEVFDIAANFAGYSTITPVLLDTTDEEVLEELKRVW; the protein is encoded by the coding sequence ATGCGTAAAACGATTTTGATTTCAAACGACGACGGATATTTATCTAATGGAATCGAAGCGTTAATTTCCGCATTCAAGGAAAATTACGACGTATTTGTCGTCGCTCCGCAAGCCGAGCAAAGCGGGAAAAGTCACAGTTTCACTTTTGGGACGTCGATTACATACAAAAAAATCGAAAGAAAAGACGATATCGCATGTTTTTCGGTTAACGGCTCGCCTGCCGACTGCGTAAAAGTAGCCTTAGCGCATCTTATGCCGAAAAAGCCGGATTTCGTAATTTCGGGAATAAATACCGGAGAAAACATCGGAATTGCGACTTTTTATTCGGGAACTTGCGCCGCCGCTCGAGAAGCGGGGTTTTGGCGTATTCCCGCCGTTGCGTTTTCACTTCACTGCCAGCAAAGAGAAAACATAAGCGGTTACGGGAAATTGGCGTTTGAAATTTTTGAAAAATTTTTGTCAAACGGTTTCTTGGACAATACGGGCAGAGTGATTTACAACGTGAATTTTCCACATTTGCCGATAAACGAAATTAAAGGCGTGAAAATCGTCCGTCAAAGTTTGGCGTATTATAAGGACACTTATATTATCGACGGCGGAGAGGCGGGCGGAGAAATTCGTCTTCGCGCAAACGGCGATTCAATGGCGCTTACCGAAACCGACTGCGAAGTTTTTGACATCGCGGCGAATTTTGCAGGCTATTCGACGATAACTCCGGTTTTACTCGACACGACGGACGAAGAGGTTTTGGAAGAGTTAAAAAGAGTTTGGTGA
- a CDS encoding ROK family protein gives MADVVAGIDIGGTNIVFGLVNRNGNIVETGTLKTADYPIFDDFVKASAYLIKDLIKKSDTNLIGVGIGAPNGNFYRGTIEYAVNLMWKGIVPIARDFKDILNVETAVTNDANAAAVGEKIFGGAKEIDDFVVLTLGTGLGSGIYINGKLLYGYSGFAGELGHIGLVPNGRACGCGQHGCAETYVSATGICRTAVELLSTKREPSVLREYSYNELTSKYISDAATEGDVIALEAFDVTARYFGKIIADTVAFSSPQKIFLFGGLANAGDILIVPAQKYAREICLQSMRDTFEITMSKLPSANAAILGSAALIWESRKKL, from the coding sequence ATGGCGGATGTCGTTGCGGGAATTGATATTGGCGGAACCAATATCGTTTTTGGATTGGTAAATAGAAACGGGAATATCGTAGAAACGGGAACCCTCAAAACAGCGGATTATCCAATTTTCGACGATTTTGTTAAAGCAAGCGCATATTTGATTAAGGATTTGATAAAGAAATCGGATACAAACTTAATCGGAGTCGGGATAGGTGCGCCAAACGGCAATTTTTACAGAGGAACTATTGAGTATGCCGTAAATCTTATGTGGAAAGGAATCGTACCGATAGCGCGGGATTTCAAAGATATTTTGAATGTGGAAACCGCGGTAACAAACGACGCGAATGCCGCAGCCGTTGGAGAAAAAATTTTCGGCGGAGCAAAAGAAATCGACGATTTTGTCGTTTTAACGCTGGGCACAGGGCTTGGAAGCGGAATTTACATCAATGGGAAATTATTGTACGGATACTCGGGCTTTGCCGGCGAATTGGGGCACATCGGATTGGTGCCGAACGGGCGCGCCTGTGGGTGCGGACAACACGGTTGTGCAGAAACATACGTTTCCGCGACAGGTATTTGTAGAACCGCCGTCGAACTTCTTTCCACAAAACGCGAACCGTCGGTTTTGCGTGAATATTCCTACAACGAATTGACCTCGAAATATATTTCAGACGCTGCGACAGAAGGCGATGTTATCGCACTTGAAGCGTTTGACGTTACGGCGAGATATTTCGGAAAAATCATTGCCGACACTGTTGCATTTTCAAGTCCGCAAAAAATATTCCTGTTCGGCGGGCTTGCAAACGCCGGAGATATTTTAATAGTTCCAGCCCAGAAATACGCTCGCGAAATATGTTTGCAGTCAATGCGAGACACGTTTGAAATAACTATGTCTAAACTCCCGTCGGCAAATGCGGCAATTTTAGGTTCCGCCGCTTTGATTTGGGAGTCCCGTAAAAAGTTATAG